Proteins encoded in a region of the Paenibacillus sp. W2I17 genome:
- the nrdR gene encoding transcriptional regulator NrdR, translated as MKCPYCGYMGTKVLDSRPANEAKSIRRRRECEQCARRFTTFEMIEETPLIVIKKDGSREEFSRDKILRGLIRACEKRPVSVETLEMMVSEVEKSLRNTADAEVESRQIGELLMEQLFPVDEVAYVRFASVYRQFKDINMFMKELKSLLSKDDLED; from the coding sequence TTGAAGTGTCCTTATTGCGGTTATATGGGTACCAAAGTGCTTGATTCGCGTCCGGCCAACGAGGCAAAATCCATTCGTCGTCGCCGTGAGTGTGAGCAGTGTGCCCGAAGATTTACAACGTTTGAGATGATTGAGGAGACTCCACTGATTGTTATTAAGAAAGATGGCAGTCGTGAAGAGTTCAGCCGGGACAAGATTCTCCGCGGGCTTATTCGTGCCTGTGAGAAACGTCCAGTCTCCGTAGAGACCCTGGAGATGATGGTATCTGAAGTAGAGAAATCTCTGCGTAATACAGCGGATGCTGAAGTTGAGAGTCGCCAGATTGGTGAGCTATTGATGGAACAGTTGTTTCCAGTCGATGAAGTGGCGTATGTCCGTTTTGCGTCGGTATATCGCCAGTTCAAAGATATCAATATGTTCATGAAAGAACTGAAATCCCTGTTGTCCAAAGACGATCTGGAGGATTAG
- a CDS encoding lytic transglycosylase domain-containing protein, protein MRILRKKRVLLLMFVSFVLVLFLNTNWMAWFYPIHYKEEIRAQSQSYEVDPFLIASIIKVETNFKTSKESKRGAIGLMQLMPDTANWILEQAKIPDTSLEELKHEPERNIQLGTWYLRNLSDQFDGNEAVMIAAYNAGPGKVNSWLRDGVWDGSFDTVKDIPFGETRHYVQRVIYYYNQYVKIYNTF, encoded by the coding sequence ATGAGAATATTGCGTAAGAAACGTGTACTGCTGTTGATGTTTGTGTCCTTTGTACTGGTGTTATTTCTGAATACAAACTGGATGGCATGGTTCTATCCCATACATTATAAGGAAGAGATCCGTGCCCAATCTCAGAGTTATGAGGTTGATCCGTTTCTGATTGCTTCCATTATCAAGGTGGAGACCAATTTCAAGACAAGCAAGGAATCCAAACGAGGTGCCATTGGGCTCATGCAACTGATGCCGGACACGGCGAACTGGATACTGGAACAAGCCAAAATTCCCGACACTTCGCTGGAGGAATTAAAGCACGAGCCAGAACGAAATATTCAATTAGGGACATGGTATCTGCGGAATCTGTCCGATCAATTCGATGGCAATGAAGCAGTTATGATCGCTGCCTATAATGCGGGTCCAGGCAAAGTGAACAGTTGGCTTAGAGATGGTGTATGGGATGGCTCGTTCGATACAGTGAAAGATATTCCGTTTGGTGAGACGCGTCACTATGTACAAAGAGTCATTTACTATTATAATCAGTATGTAAAGATCTATAATACGTTCTAA
- the pstB gene encoding phosphate ABC transporter ATP-binding protein PstB has product MKDLIHIENLNLYYDTHHALKNISMDLPEKTVTAFIGPSGCGKSTLLRTLNRMNDMIPGVRVEGQVMLNGSDIYSNEIEVETLRKRVGMVFQQPNPFPKSIYDNVAYGPRLHGVTQKAELDQLVEQSLVHAALWDEVKDVLKKSALSLSGGQQQRLCIARALAVQPDVLLMDEATSALDPISTLKIEELVKELHHKYTIVMVTHNMHQAARVSGRTVFFLNGEVVEAADTETLFSTPQDSRTEDYISGRFG; this is encoded by the coding sequence ATGAAGGACCTCATTCACATTGAAAATCTTAATTTATATTATGATACGCATCACGCGCTTAAAAATATATCGATGGATCTGCCGGAAAAAACCGTTACTGCGTTCATCGGGCCGTCAGGTTGTGGTAAATCGACATTGCTTCGCACGTTAAACCGGATGAATGACATGATTCCGGGTGTTCGTGTGGAAGGACAGGTTATGCTGAATGGCTCTGACATTTACAGTAATGAGATTGAAGTGGAGACACTGCGCAAACGAGTTGGCATGGTGTTTCAACAACCGAATCCTTTTCCAAAATCCATATACGATAACGTGGCTTATGGACCGCGCTTGCACGGGGTAACCCAAAAGGCTGAACTGGATCAGTTGGTGGAACAAAGTCTTGTCCATGCTGCCCTATGGGATGAAGTAAAGGATGTATTGAAAAAGTCGGCACTTAGTTTGTCCGGCGGACAACAACAGCGTCTCTGTATTGCACGGGCGCTGGCTGTACAGCCAGACGTTCTGCTGATGGATGAAGCAACGTCTGCACTCGACCCGATCTCCACATTGAAGATTGAGGAACTGGTGAAGGAGTTGCATCACAAGTACACAATCGTTATGGTTACCCACAATATGCACCAGGCGGCACGGGTATCTGGACGCACGGTATTTTTCCTGAATGGTGAAGTGGTGGAGGCAGCTGATACGGAGACGTTATTCTCCACACCGCAAGATTCCCGGACTGAGGATTATATATCTGGAAGGTTCGGTTAA
- the coaE gene encoding dephospho-CoA kinase (Dephospho-CoA kinase (CoaE) performs the final step in coenzyme A biosynthesis.) gives MNIGLTGGIATGKSSVSAYLASKGALLIDADVIAREVMMPGHPVLAAAVKRFGQAILNEDGTLDRKKLGSIVFQQPEERKALEAITHPAIRREMRERAAAYALQHPDKLVVSDIPLLYESGLEDGFEEVMVVYVPRSVQRDRLMSRDGMTAAQAEARMDVQMDIERKKQLADIVIDNSGLWPATEQQIDSYLQRKGLL, from the coding sequence ATGAATATAGGCTTAACCGGCGGGATCGCGACAGGCAAAAGCAGTGTTTCCGCCTATCTCGCCAGTAAGGGAGCGTTGCTCATCGATGCAGACGTTATTGCCCGGGAAGTTATGATGCCCGGGCATCCCGTGTTGGCCGCCGCTGTTAAGCGGTTTGGACAAGCCATACTGAACGAAGATGGAACACTGGATCGGAAAAAGCTCGGGAGTATTGTTTTTCAACAACCTGAGGAACGAAAGGCATTGGAGGCCATCACACATCCGGCAATCCGAAGAGAGATGCGCGAACGGGCTGCTGCATACGCGTTGCAACATCCGGATAAACTTGTGGTATCTGATATTCCTTTGCTCTACGAATCAGGTCTGGAGGACGGTTTCGAGGAAGTCATGGTTGTATATGTCCCGAGATCGGTGCAACGAGATCGCTTGATGAGTCGGGATGGAATGACTGCAGCACAGGCTGAGGCTCGAATGGATGTACAGATGGATATTGAGCGCAAAAAACAGCTGGCAGACATTGTCATCGATAACAGCGGCTTATGGCCTGCGACGGAACAGCAAATTGACTCATATCTACAGCGTAAGGGTTTGTTATGA
- the polA gene encoding DNA polymerase I, which translates to MDKFILIDGNSIIYRAFFAMPPLTNSKGLHTNAVYGFTTMLLRLLEEHKPTHVMVAFDAGKITFRHEGYQEYKGGREKTPPELSEQFPLLKELLKGLGIAQFELAGFEADDIIGTLTKRADEAGRQVLVVSGDKDMLQLASENVHIGLTRKGVTDIELYDPAQIKERYGLTPLQIIDLKGLMGDASDNIPGIPGVGEKTALKLLHQFGSVEDVLNGTSELKGKMKEKIEAHAEDARMSKQLATIHREVPLEQTWEDMQFAGLKEEHAGPALAKLEFKSLLERLSFSGSIGSEQEAVPAAEVESSIATEDNISELFSSLDSIDVLHVETHGDNPHQAKLIGLAVGSAGTYTFISPELLHSEAAAPVRAWLGNSDQPKRGYDLHRVDLALHAHGIEFAGASFDVQLAAYLLDPTESNQTISGLTTKYGLPSLVEDDTVMGKGAKYKVPEVEILGDFLCRKAAAVAAIIPLQEQVLETDEMNSLFHELEMPLSRILADMEKQGIKANTADLQALGSEFEEQISRLMAEIYKLSGTEFNLNSPKQLGEILFDRLGLPVVKKTKTGYSTDAEVLEKLAPYNDVVKHILQYRQLAKLQSTYVEGLLKEISNRDGKVHTYYRQTIAATGRLSSQFPNLQNIPIRMEEGRKIRKVFVPSEPGWSILAADYSQIELRVLAHISDDERLKEAFVNDMDIHTKTASDVFGVKPEDVDGDMRRSAKAVNFGIVYGISDYGLSQNLHITRKEAAQFIDQYFEVFQGVRRYMDDIVKEARQDGYVKTLLERRRYLPEINASNFNLRSFAERTAMNTPIQGTAADIIKLAMVQMDEALRERKLKSRMLLQVHDELVFEVPADELELMKELVPSVMEKALELSVPLKAEVSFGDNWYEAK; encoded by the coding sequence ATGGACAAGTTTATTCTCATAGATGGAAATAGCATTATTTACAGGGCGTTTTTTGCAATGCCGCCTCTGACCAACTCAAAAGGTCTGCATACCAATGCGGTATATGGCTTCACCACAATGCTGCTAAGACTGCTTGAAGAGCATAAACCTACACATGTTATGGTTGCATTTGATGCAGGCAAAATCACGTTCCGCCACGAAGGGTATCAGGAATACAAGGGTGGACGGGAGAAAACACCACCAGAGTTGTCAGAGCAATTCCCTTTGCTCAAAGAACTGCTGAAAGGACTTGGCATTGCTCAGTTTGAGCTGGCTGGATTCGAAGCGGATGACATCATCGGAACGTTAACCAAACGCGCAGATGAAGCGGGCAGACAGGTGCTTGTTGTATCGGGTGACAAAGATATGCTGCAGCTTGCCTCCGAAAATGTACATATCGGGCTGACACGTAAAGGGGTAACCGATATTGAGCTGTATGATCCTGCTCAGATTAAGGAGCGTTATGGTCTGACTCCATTGCAAATCATTGATCTCAAGGGTCTGATGGGCGATGCGTCCGATAACATTCCAGGCATTCCCGGGGTTGGAGAGAAGACAGCTTTGAAGCTGCTGCATCAGTTCGGATCGGTAGAAGATGTGCTGAACGGTACAAGTGAGTTGAAAGGCAAGATGAAAGAAAAGATCGAGGCCCATGCCGAAGATGCTAGGATGAGCAAACAACTCGCGACGATTCACCGGGAAGTTCCGCTGGAGCAGACGTGGGAGGATATGCAATTCGCTGGATTAAAAGAAGAACATGCGGGCCCTGCATTGGCCAAGCTGGAATTCAAATCCTTGCTCGAACGCCTGTCGTTCAGTGGCAGCATCGGTTCTGAACAGGAAGCGGTCCCTGCTGCAGAAGTTGAATCCTCCATTGCAACAGAGGACAACATCAGTGAGCTGTTCAGTTCCCTCGATTCCATTGATGTCCTCCACGTGGAGACACATGGGGATAACCCGCACCAAGCAAAATTGATTGGACTTGCTGTAGGTTCCGCTGGAACATATACGTTCATATCTCCCGAATTGCTTCATTCCGAGGCTGCGGCTCCAGTGCGGGCATGGCTTGGTAATTCAGACCAGCCGAAGCGCGGTTATGATCTTCATCGTGTAGACCTGGCCCTGCATGCACATGGCATTGAATTCGCTGGTGCGTCATTTGATGTACAACTGGCTGCGTATTTGCTTGATCCAACGGAATCCAACCAGACGATTAGTGGACTCACGACCAAGTATGGTCTGCCGTCACTTGTGGAGGATGACACGGTTATGGGCAAAGGGGCCAAGTACAAGGTACCCGAAGTGGAGATCTTGGGTGATTTCCTGTGCCGCAAAGCTGCTGCAGTCGCAGCCATTATTCCACTTCAGGAGCAGGTGTTGGAAACGGATGAGATGAATTCACTGTTCCATGAACTGGAGATGCCGTTGTCACGCATATTGGCGGACATGGAGAAACAGGGCATCAAGGCCAATACAGCCGATCTGCAGGCTTTGGGCAGTGAGTTTGAAGAACAGATTAGCAGGTTGATGGCTGAGATCTACAAGCTGTCAGGAACGGAATTTAATCTGAATTCACCAAAGCAACTGGGTGAGATTTTGTTTGATAGACTGGGCTTGCCAGTGGTGAAGAAAACAAAAACGGGTTATTCCACAGATGCGGAAGTATTGGAGAAATTGGCTCCTTATAATGATGTGGTCAAGCATATTCTGCAATATCGTCAGCTTGCCAAGCTGCAATCCACTTATGTGGAAGGATTACTCAAAGAGATATCCAATCGGGATGGCAAGGTGCATACGTATTATCGTCAGACCATTGCTGCAACGGGACGACTTAGCAGTCAATTCCCGAACTTGCAGAACATTCCGATTCGGATGGAGGAAGGTCGCAAAATCCGGAAGGTATTTGTTCCTTCCGAGCCCGGATGGTCCATTTTGGCAGCAGACTATTCCCAGATTGAACTGCGTGTATTGGCACACATTTCGGACGATGAGCGCTTGAAGGAAGCATTTGTTAATGATATGGATATTCATACAAAGACCGCTTCGGATGTATTCGGCGTGAAGCCTGAGGATGTGGATGGGGATATGCGTCGTTCCGCCAAGGCAGTTAACTTTGGTATCGTGTATGGCATAAGTGATTATGGCTTATCACAGAACCTGCATATTACACGTAAAGAGGCCGCACAGTTTATTGATCAGTATTTTGAAGTATTCCAGGGTGTCCGCCGATATATGGATGACATTGTGAAGGAAGCTCGCCAGGATGGTTACGTCAAAACGTTGTTGGAACGACGTCGCTACCTGCCAGAGATTAACGCCAGTAACTTCAATCTGCGTTCCTTCGCAGAGCGTACGGCGATGAATACACCGATTCAGGGAACAGCGGCAGATATCATCAAGCTGGCCATGGTACAGATGGATGAAGCGCTGCGGGAACGCAAGTTGAAGAGCCGTATGTTGCTTCAGGTGCACGATGAACTTGTATTCGAAGTGCCTGCGGATGAATTGGAACTGATGAAAGAGTTAGTCCCTTCTGTTATGGAAAAAGCATTGGAACTGTCGGTTCCGCTGAAAGCAGAAGTCAGCTTTGGTGATAACTGGTACGAAGCGAAATAA
- the mutM gene encoding DNA-formamidopyrimidine glycosylase has protein sequence MPELPEVETVRRTLNQLIVGKTIDHVTVSLPRIIQRPDDIDAFAMELAGHTVIGVERRGKFLRILLDGLVLVSHLRMEGRYGVYEQHEDVEKHTHVIFHFNDGTELRYKDVRQFGTMHLFNAGEELVSKPLLKLGLEPLDPAFTVTAFREAVGKRTTKIKAVLLNQAYVVGIGNIYVDEALFRAGIHPETIAKTLTEAQLTVLHEAIVATLQDAVNAGGSSIKSYVNGQGEMGMFQHQLKIYGRKSEPCTTCGTLIEKTVVGGRGTHFCPNCQLL, from the coding sequence ATGCCGGAATTACCGGAAGTCGAAACAGTCAGAAGAACACTGAATCAACTTATTGTGGGCAAAACGATTGATCATGTTACCGTTAGCTTGCCGCGGATTATTCAGCGGCCGGACGATATAGATGCATTTGCAATGGAACTCGCGGGACATACCGTCATTGGGGTGGAGCGCCGCGGCAAGTTTTTGCGTATTTTGCTGGACGGGCTGGTGCTTGTCTCCCATCTGCGGATGGAAGGAAGGTACGGTGTGTACGAGCAGCATGAAGATGTGGAGAAACATACACATGTGATCTTCCATTTTAATGATGGTACGGAATTGCGTTATAAGGACGTGCGTCAGTTCGGTACGATGCATCTGTTTAATGCAGGTGAGGAACTGGTGTCCAAACCTTTGCTGAAGCTGGGACTGGAGCCGCTTGATCCAGCCTTTACGGTAACTGCATTCCGCGAGGCGGTTGGCAAGCGTACAACCAAAATCAAGGCTGTACTTTTAAATCAGGCATATGTGGTCGGTATCGGGAATATTTATGTGGACGAGGCTCTATTTCGCGCAGGTATCCATCCCGAGACCATCGCCAAGACACTGACTGAAGCTCAGTTAACGGTGCTTCATGAAGCGATTGTGGCTACGTTGCAAGATGCAGTGAATGCAGGTGGATCTTCCATCAAGTCCTATGTGAATGGACAGGGTGAGATGGGGATGTTCCAGCATCAACTGAAAATCTATGGACGCAAATCAGAACCTTGTACAACTTGTGGTACGTTAATTGAAAAAACGGTGGTTGGTGGCCGTGGCACGCATTTTTGTCCGAACTGTCAGCTGCTGTAA
- a CDS encoding response regulator transcription factor — protein sequence MAQRLLVIEDEPTLSRLLTYNLTQEGYDVTAEDHGSAGYDRALSQEFDLILLDLMLPGMNGLDILNKLRIQGVSTPVIILTAKNGEAEVVQGLKSGADDYITKPFGVSELLARVDAVLRRYSNGEDLPQLEDKDGSRIILGELEIYPLKYEVTLGGQSISLRPKEFEVLLYLAKKPGVVLTRDDLMNAVWGFDYIGGQRTVDVHVSSLRKKLELDPESVHIDSIRGVGYKLVVKRKTPHHSS from the coding sequence ATGGCACAGCGTTTGCTAGTTATTGAAGATGAACCTACATTATCAAGATTACTCACGTATAACCTGACACAGGAAGGTTACGACGTTACGGCAGAGGATCACGGATCTGCAGGATATGATCGGGCCTTGTCCCAGGAATTTGATCTCATTTTGCTGGATCTGATGCTTCCAGGCATGAATGGTCTGGACATTCTGAACAAGTTAAGAATACAGGGTGTCAGTACACCTGTTATCATTCTGACGGCCAAGAACGGTGAAGCCGAGGTTGTACAGGGACTGAAATCGGGTGCCGATGATTATATTACCAAACCATTTGGTGTATCTGAGTTATTAGCCCGAGTGGATGCGGTATTACGACGTTATTCCAATGGCGAAGATTTACCACAGCTTGAGGACAAAGATGGCTCACGAATTATTCTGGGAGAGCTGGAGATTTATCCTCTGAAATATGAAGTGACACTGGGTGGACAATCCATCAGTCTGCGTCCGAAAGAGTTCGAAGTACTTTTATATTTGGCCAAAAAGCCGGGTGTGGTACTGACAAGGGATGATCTGATGAACGCTGTGTGGGGCTTCGATTATATCGGAGGTCAACGAACCGTGGATGTTCACGTCAGTTCATTACGTAAAAAGCTGGAGCTGGACCCGGAATCAGTTCACATTGATTCGATTCGTGGTGTAGGTTATAAATTGGTTGTAAAAAGAAAAACTCCCCATCATTCAAGTTAG
- a CDS encoding methyl-accepting chemotaxis protein has product MPMLLEVKPDQPHVVLHNEEIATPEQQHHEVTVVAEEPVIHLHDYYRQVPVAGVHTTCGEAATMMNQDQEHPCIVLCDEQMKPTGLLMRETLYRMLNGRFAADLFYRKPVIQVVNTSPVIADIHMEASTIIDIALGRNEQHFYDCLLVTEQGRLLGVLTMRDVMSLSRRLQQAVTEERIRTVTESRQEISRINNAVTKLVNAANQTVHEAREIMALSKKGEESLKHVDASYNRVHQHMESQGQHADHMLNSIKTGSGMAQSIRSLADQSGLLALNASIEAAHAGEYGRGFQIVAGEIRALAKQTREVAGNMSSLLENIGGLTLQTVELVKASGAEIDDSSVHVTAGGATFRQLNSAVRDLSRIAEEIAMEGGKAGEVAEHIRTKLDEMVSNGE; this is encoded by the coding sequence ATGCCCATGTTGCTCGAAGTGAAACCTGACCAGCCTCATGTTGTTTTACATAATGAAGAAATAGCGACACCCGAACAGCAGCATCATGAAGTAACGGTTGTTGCTGAAGAACCTGTAATCCATTTGCATGACTATTATCGTCAGGTACCTGTCGCCGGAGTCCATACCACATGTGGAGAAGCTGCCACGATGATGAATCAGGATCAGGAACACCCATGTATTGTACTGTGTGATGAGCAGATGAAACCCACTGGATTGTTAATGCGAGAGACGTTATATCGGATGTTAAATGGCCGTTTTGCCGCAGATCTATTCTACCGTAAGCCGGTCATACAAGTAGTGAATACATCTCCGGTTATTGCAGATATTCATATGGAAGCCTCAACGATTATTGATATCGCACTTGGACGGAATGAACAGCATTTCTATGATTGTCTGCTGGTTACGGAACAAGGCAGACTGCTTGGTGTGCTGACGATGCGTGACGTAATGTCGCTCTCCCGCAGATTGCAGCAGGCTGTTACGGAAGAGCGCATACGTACAGTAACCGAGAGCAGACAGGAGATATCCAGAATCAACAATGCGGTCACCAAGTTGGTGAATGCAGCCAATCAGACTGTACATGAGGCCCGTGAGATCATGGCATTGTCCAAGAAGGGTGAAGAGAGTTTGAAACACGTTGATGCTTCCTATAACCGGGTACATCAGCATATGGAGAGTCAAGGACAACATGCAGATCACATGCTGAATTCGATCAAAACAGGTTCAGGCATGGCACAATCCATTCGCTCCCTGGCAGATCAAAGTGGTCTCCTCGCCCTGAATGCTTCCATCGAAGCAGCTCATGCCGGTGAATATGGACGTGGTTTTCAGATTGTTGCAGGCGAGATTCGAGCGCTCGCGAAACAGACCCGTGAGGTTGCGGGGAACATGTCTTCATTGCTAGAGAATATTGGTGGATTGACCCTTCAGACTGTTGAACTGGTTAAGGCAAGCGGAGCGGAGATTGACGACAGTTCGGTGCATGTCACCGCAGGGGGAGCAACGTTCCGACAACTGAACAGTGCGGTGAGAGATTTGTCTCGTATAGCAGAGGAGATCGCCATGGAAGGCGGGAAAGCTGGAGAAGTTGCAGAGCACATTCGTACGAAGCTGGATGAGATGGTTTCGAATGGAGAGTAA
- a CDS encoding manganese efflux pump, with protein sequence MLHHFISLLALALALSLDGFGVGITYGLRRTKIPLLSIAVISICSGLVIALSMQVGVLLSHVVSPDIASIVGAVILIGIGAWSLLQLIRKQGKEQLETDAGTGERTEATVTGVGEAQERLSDSKGRNQVLALDLEQSASGGSLERMVFTLELRKLGVVIQILRSPSKADMDNSGSISAQEAMWLGIALSLDAFGAGLGAALLGFPTLWTALIIALFSGAFLLLGMKVGLRFSALRWMRRLSILPALLLMIMGIMKLL encoded by the coding sequence GTGCTGCATCATTTTATTTCATTGCTGGCGCTTGCTTTGGCGCTTAGTTTAGATGGTTTTGGAGTCGGGATTACATATGGGTTACGGAGGACTAAGATTCCCCTGTTATCTATCGCTGTTATTTCGATCTGTTCGGGATTGGTTATTGCCTTGTCGATGCAAGTAGGTGTGTTGTTGTCCCATGTGGTGTCACCGGATATCGCTTCGATCGTGGGAGCCGTTATATTGATAGGTATTGGTGCATGGTCACTGTTGCAACTTATTCGAAAGCAAGGCAAAGAACAACTGGAAACAGACGCTGGAACGGGTGAGAGAACAGAAGCAACGGTAACTGGGGTGGGAGAAGCACAAGAGAGACTGTCGGATTCAAAGGGCAGGAATCAGGTGCTTGCGCTGGATCTGGAGCAGTCGGCTTCAGGTGGATCACTGGAACGCATGGTTTTTACATTGGAGCTGCGTAAGCTGGGGGTCGTCATTCAGATCCTTCGCAGTCCCTCCAAGGCGGATATGGATAACTCGGGAAGTATATCTGCCCAAGAAGCGATGTGGCTTGGTATTGCCTTGTCTCTGGATGCGTTTGGAGCAGGATTGGGAGCGGCACTTCTAGGATTCCCTACACTGTGGACGGCACTCATTATTGCGCTGTTTAGTGGAGCGTTTCTGTTACTTGGGATGAAAGTTGGACTGCGATTCTCAGCTCTGCGCTGGATGCGAAGACTGTCTATACTGCCAGCACTATTGTTAATGATTATGGGAATAATGAAGTTGTTATGA
- the phoU gene encoding phosphate signaling complex protein PhoU has translation MIRRKEFDQELEELRTLLKQMGEHVGAALDGAIESLQTMNAEKAQVIIKNDANLNALEDKIMELGSKLIITQQPVAKDLRRIIVAFKISSDLERMGDLALDVAKVTLRMDGQKLIKPLVDIPQMAEIVKSMIDESIESFLKENTDLAYKMAQTDDQVDQLYSHMISDLYTLMTEHPNQASQAMLLMMVGRYIERIGDHATNIGESTVYLVTGKRPDLNQ, from the coding sequence ATGATTCGCAGAAAAGAATTTGATCAGGAGCTTGAAGAGCTGCGTACCTTGCTCAAACAAATGGGTGAACATGTAGGAGCAGCATTGGATGGTGCTATTGAGAGTTTACAAACGATGAACGCGGAGAAAGCTCAGGTCATCATCAAGAATGATGCGAATCTGAATGCCCTTGAAGACAAAATTATGGAACTTGGCTCCAAACTGATCATCACACAACAGCCGGTGGCGAAGGATCTCAGACGTATTATCGTGGCATTCAAAATCTCCAGTGATCTGGAGCGTATGGGAGATCTTGCGCTCGACGTGGCGAAGGTGACACTCCGGATGGATGGACAGAAGCTGATTAAACCTCTGGTGGATATCCCGCAAATGGCAGAAATCGTGAAATCCATGATTGATGAATCCATCGAATCTTTCCTGAAAGAAAACACAGACCTGGCCTATAAAATGGCTCAGACGGACGATCAGGTCGATCAACTGTACAGCCATATGATCAGTGATCTCTACACGTTAATGACAGAGCATCCTAATCAGGCTTCACAGGCTATGCTGCTGATGATGGTTGGACGTTACATTGAACGGATTGGCGATCATGCAACCAACATTGGTGAGAGCACGGTGTACCTGGTGACAGGTAAACGTCCGGATCTGAATCAATAG
- a CDS encoding alpha/beta-type small acid-soluble spore protein codes for MAQSNGNSNNLVVTKASAALEQMKYEVAQELGISIPQDGYQGNMTSYENGSIGGYITKRLVTIAEQQLAGQYQ; via the coding sequence ATGGCACAAAGCAATGGTAACTCCAACAACCTGGTGGTAACTAAAGCTTCCGCAGCACTCGAGCAAATGAAATATGAAGTTGCTCAAGAACTCGGAATCAGCATCCCACAAGACGGATACCAAGGTAACATGACTTCTTACGAGAACGGTTCGATCGGTGGATACATCACGAAGCGTCTGGTAACAATTGCAGAACAGCAATTGGCAGGTCAATACCAATAA